From Salipiger profundus, a single genomic window includes:
- the ubiB gene encoding 2-polyprenylphenol 6-hydroxylase encodes MRGPHNLWRLIRTGATLERTGAMGVVLDAFDAPRPIRIAFRTLVWPFKRLGIEGDASMPPATRALSALGPAYIKFGQILSTRPDVVGVDIANQLRVLQDKLPPFGVEQARAQIEAELGVPLDECFSEFSEPVAAASIAQVHKARRADTGETVAVKVLRPGIERAFRTDIDAFYFAADVIETLSPASRRLRPRDVITHFESVVMGELDLRLESASASQYAANTEDDEGFQLPRIVWGLSGRRVMTMSWAEGAPLGDNDAIDAAGHDRVLLSERVLQLFLNHALRDGFFHADMHQGNLKVAPNGDIIAYDFGIMGHIDEYTRRVYAEILYGFIRRDYKRVAEVHFEAGYVPADRDVDEFARALRAVGEPIFGMDATRISMARLLSYLFEVTERFGMQTRTELILLQRTMVVVEGVARSLNPHMNIWNVAKPVVEDYIKTSIGPRAAIRDLVQTAQVLGRFGPRLPGLVEAALIQQSDGVFNFKPSPWPTRILWGSLGALVGVAITVAWHLWS; translated from the coding sequence ATGCGCGGTCCGCACAATCTCTGGCGCCTGATCCGCACCGGCGCAACGCTCGAGCGCACCGGCGCCATGGGTGTCGTTCTCGACGCCTTCGACGCGCCGCGCCCGATCCGCATTGCCTTCCGAACGCTGGTGTGGCCGTTCAAGCGGCTCGGCATCGAGGGCGATGCCTCGATGCCGCCCGCCACGCGCGCGCTCTCCGCGCTGGGGCCGGCCTACATCAAGTTCGGGCAGATCCTTTCGACCCGGCCCGACGTGGTCGGGGTCGACATCGCGAACCAGCTGCGTGTGCTTCAGGACAAGCTGCCGCCCTTCGGCGTCGAGCAGGCCCGTGCCCAGATCGAGGCCGAGCTTGGCGTGCCGCTCGACGAGTGCTTCTCGGAGTTCAGCGAACCCGTCGCAGCAGCGTCCATCGCGCAGGTGCACAAGGCCCGGCGCGCGGATACCGGCGAGACGGTTGCGGTCAAGGTCCTGCGCCCGGGGATCGAACGGGCCTTCCGCACCGACATCGACGCCTTTTACTTCGCCGCCGACGTGATCGAGACGCTTTCGCCGGCGTCGCGTCGCCTGCGCCCGCGCGACGTCATCACCCATTTCGAAAGCGTCGTCATGGGGGAGCTCGACCTCCGGCTCGAATCCGCATCGGCAAGCCAGTACGCCGCGAACACCGAGGACGACGAGGGCTTCCAGCTGCCGCGCATCGTTTGGGGGCTTTCGGGCCGTCGCGTGATGACGATGAGCTGGGCCGAGGGCGCCCCGCTGGGCGACAACGATGCCATCGACGCAGCTGGCCATGACAGGGTCCTGCTCAGCGAGCGGGTGCTGCAGCTGTTCCTGAACCATGCGCTGCGCGACGGCTTCTTCCACGCCGATATGCACCAGGGCAATCTCAAGGTCGCGCCGAACGGCGACATCATCGCGTATGATTTTGGCATCATGGGCCATATCGACGAATACACGCGCCGCGTTTACGCCGAGATTCTCTATGGATTCATTCGTCGTGACTACAAGCGCGTCGCAGAGGTGCATTTCGAGGCAGGCTACGTCCCGGCCGACCGAGACGTCGACGAGTTCGCGCGGGCCCTGCGCGCCGTCGGCGAACCGATCTTCGGCATGGATGCGACGCGGATCTCGATGGCACGGCTGTTGTCCTACCTCTTCGAGGTGACGGAACGCTTCGGGATGCAGACGCGGACCGAGTTGATCCTGCTGCAACGCACCATGGTGGTCGTCGAGGGCGTCGCGCGCTCTCTCAATCCGCACATGAACATCTGGAACGTCGCCAAGCCCGTGGTGGAAGATTACATCAAGACCTCGATCGGGCCGCGCGCGGCGATCCGCGACCTCGTCCAGACCGCACAGGTGCTCGGTCGCTTTGGCCCCCGACTGCCCGGCCTCGTCGAAGCCGCCCTGATCCAGCAATCGGACGGGGTGTTCAATTTCAAGCCAAGCCCTTGGCCCACAAGGATTCTCTGGGGAAGCCTCGGGGCGCTTGTCGGCGTGGCGATCACAGTGGCGTGGCACCTCTGGAGCTGA
- the ubiE gene encoding bifunctional demethylmenaquinone methyltransferase/2-methoxy-6-polyprenyl-1,4-benzoquinol methylase UbiE, giving the protein MSDDTQKTTHFGFTDIPETEKAGRVQGVFNSVASKYDVMNDAMSLGIHRVWKDAMMDWLAPRPGQRLLDVAGGTGDISFRFLKRAGHGHATVLDLTEPMLVAGRQRAEAGAMSDQLDWVVGDAMSLPFPANSFDVYTISFGIRNVTRPQEALNEAFRVLKPGGRLMVLEFSQIPNDMMQKVYDLYSFNIIPRMGQMIANDRDSYQYLVESIRKFPDQETFLGMVRAAGFENAKYRNLSMGIACLHSGWKI; this is encoded by the coding sequence ATGAGCGACGACACCCAGAAAACAACGCATTTCGGCTTCACCGACATTCCCGAGACCGAGAAGGCCGGACGCGTGCAGGGCGTGTTCAACTCGGTCGCATCGAAATACGACGTGATGAACGACGCCATGTCGCTCGGCATCCACCGCGTGTGGAAGGATGCCATGATGGACTGGCTCGCCCCCCGACCCGGGCAGCGGCTTCTTGACGTGGCCGGCGGCACCGGCGACATTTCCTTTCGCTTCCTCAAGCGCGCGGGCCATGGCCATGCGACGGTGCTCGACCTGACGGAACCGATGCTTGTGGCTGGCCGCCAGCGTGCCGAGGCCGGGGCCATGTCCGACCAGCTCGACTGGGTCGTCGGCGACGCGATGTCCCTGCCCTTTCCGGCGAACAGCTTCGACGTCTACACGATTTCCTTCGGCATCCGGAATGTCACCCGCCCACAGGAAGCCCTGAACGAGGCGTTTCGCGTGCTGAAACCCGGTGGCCGGCTGATGGTCCTCGAGTTCTCGCAGATTCCGAACGACATGATGCAGAAGGTCTACGATCTCTATTCCTTCAACATCATTCCGCGCATGGGCCAGATGATCGCGAACGATCGCGACAGCTACCAGTATCTCGTCGAGTCGATCCGCAAGTTCCCCGACCAGGAGACGTTCCTTGGCATGGTGCGCGCGGCGGGATTCGAGAACGCCAAGTACCGCAACCTGAGCATGGGAATCGCCTGCCTGCACTCCGGCTGGAAGATCTGA
- a CDS encoding flagellar hook capping FlgD N-terminal domain-containing protein produces the protein METGSIPPQSTGQPSAQGAGNDTETRSGSIISADFETFLKMLTTQMENQDPLNPVDAGEYASQLAMFSSVEQQVLTNDLLKDMTTKITDNAFQAMASWIGNEALAEAPVRFNGAPITLRPAFADGAESAKLVVRDAEGNVVRTMPLDMSQTVVSWAGTDGDGATVPDGIYAFTVESYIGGELSGTDNVQAYNPILEVRQQGDAILLTLSDGTEVNSLDVTALRSGSTE, from the coding sequence ATGGAAACCGGATCAATTCCACCACAGTCAACCGGCCAGCCTTCGGCGCAGGGGGCGGGCAATGACACCGAAACCCGAAGTGGTTCGATCATCAGCGCGGATTTCGAGACATTTCTCAAGATGCTGACCACTCAGATGGAAAATCAGGATCCTCTCAACCCCGTGGACGCGGGCGAATACGCGTCCCAGCTCGCGATGTTCTCTTCTGTGGAGCAACAGGTGCTGACCAATGATCTGCTCAAGGACATGACGACAAAGATTACGGACAATGCGTTTCAGGCGATGGCGTCCTGGATCGGAAACGAGGCGCTCGCCGAGGCGCCCGTCCGGTTTAATGGCGCGCCGATCACGCTCAGGCCAGCGTTTGCAGACGGTGCCGAGAGCGCCAAGCTGGTCGTGCGTGACGCCGAGGGCAATGTCGTGCGAACGATGCCGTTGGACATGTCGCAGACGGTCGTCTCTTGGGCTGGCACGGATGGCGATGGAGCAACCGTCCCGGATGGTATCTATGCTTTCACCGTCGAGAGTTATATCGGCGGCGAACTTTCAGGTACTGACAACGTGCAGGCCTACAACCCGATCCTCGAAGTCCGTCAACAAGGCGACGCGATCCTGCTGACCTTGTCCGACGGCACCGAGGTCAACTCGCTCGACGTGACAGCTCTGCGCTCTGGCTCGACAGAGTGA